From a single Adhaeribacter swui genomic region:
- a CDS encoding FAD binding domain-containing protein, translating into MNPFTLSKVANVASAVNEIANHPKAKFIAGGTNLLDLMKVNVMRPPHLVDITSLALNTIEENSEGGLRLGALVTNADTAYHPEVKKRYPLLSQAILAGASAQLRNMATNGGNPLQRTRCYYFYDTATPCNKREPGSGCSAIHGINRIHAILGTSEHCIATHPSDMAVALAALEAKVLISGNNGERILNFSDLHRLPGNTPERDTNLEPYEIITGYDLPAQGFHQNYTYLKIRDRESYAFALVSVAVGLELDGDVIKTARIALGGVAHKPWRNPEAENLLQQQPVNRENFKKLAEAYLQGAQGYGHNNFKIELAKRAIVRALEQATQTQANA; encoded by the coding sequence ATGAATCCATTTACTTTATCTAAAGTGGCCAATGTTGCTTCTGCCGTAAACGAAATTGCCAATCACCCCAAAGCTAAATTTATTGCCGGCGGCACCAATTTGCTGGATTTAATGAAGGTGAACGTAATGCGACCCCCGCATTTAGTAGATATTACGTCCTTAGCTTTAAATACCATTGAAGAAAACTCCGAAGGCGGTTTACGTTTAGGCGCTTTAGTTACCAACGCCGATACGGCCTATCATCCGGAAGTAAAAAAACGGTACCCTTTGCTTTCACAAGCGATTCTGGCGGGCGCTTCGGCGCAATTGCGCAACATGGCTACCAACGGCGGCAACCCGCTGCAACGTACCCGCTGTTATTATTTTTACGATACGGCCACGCCCTGCAACAAACGCGAGCCCGGCAGTGGTTGCTCGGCCATCCATGGTATTAACCGCATTCATGCTATACTGGGTACCAGCGAACATTGCATTGCTACGCACCCCTCGGATATGGCAGTAGCTTTAGCAGCTCTGGAAGCCAAAGTGTTGATTTCGGGTAACAATGGGGAACGAATTTTAAATTTTTCAGATTTGCACCGTTTGCCGGGCAATACGCCTGAACGCGATACCAACTTGGAACCCTACGAAATAATTACCGGCTACGATTTGCCCGCCCAAGGCTTCCATCAAAATTATACTTATTTAAAAATCCGTGACCGCGAATCCTACGCTTTTGCCTTAGTATCGGTAGCGGTTGGTTTGGAGCTGGATGGAGATGTAATTAAAACTGCCCGGATTGCTTTAGGTGGCGTAGCCCACAAACCCTGGCGTAATCCGGAAGCGGAAAATTTGCTCCAGCAGCAACCGGTTAACCGCGAAAATTTTAAAAAATTGGCCGAGGCTTATCTGCAAGGAGCGCAAGGTTACGGACATAATAATTTTAAAATTGAACTGGCTAAACGGGCCATTGTCCGGGCGCTGGAACAAGCCACACAAACCCAAGCAAACGCATGA
- a CDS encoding xanthine dehydrogenase family protein molybdopterin-binding subunit has translation MMTDYIGKPANRVDGAAKVTGAAKYAAEFTAPDLVYGVVVSSAIAKGKITRLDTSTALALEGVLQIFTHENRPNLAWFDKNYQDEDAPPGAPFRPLYDEKILFSMQPIALVVAETLEIARYAASLVQVEYETETPTTNLEANRAQAYIPKKYKAAEPSPRGNAKEAIVQAPVKTDATYFHTSEHHNPMEMHASTVIYQPDGTLLIYDKTQGTQNSQKYISKIFNLSPAEAHVVSPYVGGAFGSGLRPQYQLFLTVLAAQELKRSVRVMLTRQQMFSFGHRPATLQQVQLGAAPDGALQAIIHENFSETSQFEDYTENQVNWSAMLYNCSDVHLEHKLVALDVYTPLDMRAPGGVTGMYALESAMDELAYELKMDPLELRLKNYTDIDLSKDNPFSSKELRACYQQGAERFGWSKRNPTPRSMREGKNLVGWGLATGAWEVKQQQASAKAILSIGGKLTVSSATSDIGTGTYTIMTQIAADTLGLPLENVTFLLGDSSLPEAPLQGGSWTAASVGTAVQMVCAQIGEKLFSQARSIPNSPFAKAKFTDIIFANGQMQLKTDPMQALSILEIMRQSGLSSVAGEATAKPEAKQKKYSMFTHSAVFAEVKVDEDFGTVHVTRVISAIAGGRVLNPKTARSQIIGGIVWGIGMALEEESMLDHQFGRFMNHDLAEYHVPVNADIHDLDVIFVEEHDDIVNPIGVKGMGEIGIVGTAAAIANAIYHATGKRVRELPITLDKLL, from the coding sequence ATGATGACAGATTATATAGGAAAGCCGGCTAACCGGGTGGATGGTGCGGCAAAAGTTACCGGTGCAGCCAAATACGCTGCCGAGTTCACTGCGCCCGATTTAGTTTACGGCGTGGTAGTTTCCAGCGCCATTGCCAAAGGTAAAATTACCCGCCTTGATACCAGCACCGCTTTGGCCCTGGAGGGCGTTTTACAGATATTTACCCACGAAAACCGGCCTAATCTGGCTTGGTTCGATAAGAATTACCAGGACGAGGATGCTCCGCCGGGCGCACCATTCCGGCCGCTCTACGACGAAAAGATTTTGTTTAGCATGCAGCCCATTGCCCTGGTAGTGGCCGAAACTCTTGAAATAGCCCGGTATGCTGCCTCGCTGGTGCAAGTAGAATACGAAACCGAAACGCCCACTACCAATCTGGAAGCTAACCGCGCCCAAGCCTACATACCTAAAAAATACAAAGCCGCGGAGCCTAGCCCCCGGGGCAACGCCAAAGAGGCTATTGTTCAGGCACCGGTAAAAACTGATGCCACGTATTTCCACACGAGCGAGCACCACAACCCCATGGAAATGCACGCTTCAACGGTAATTTACCAACCCGATGGCACCCTACTGATTTACGACAAGACCCAGGGTACGCAAAACAGCCAGAAGTATATTTCTAAAATTTTTAATTTATCGCCGGCCGAGGCGCACGTAGTTTCGCCTTACGTGGGTGGGGCTTTTGGTTCGGGTTTGCGGCCGCAATACCAATTATTTTTAACGGTTTTGGCAGCCCAGGAACTTAAGCGTTCGGTGCGGGTAATGCTTACCCGGCAACAAATGTTTTCGTTTGGTCATCGCCCGGCTACTTTACAACAAGTGCAACTCGGCGCCGCCCCCGACGGCGCTTTACAAGCTATTATTCACGAGAATTTTTCTGAAACTTCGCAATTTGAAGATTACACCGAGAACCAAGTCAACTGGTCAGCGATGCTTTATAATTGTTCAGATGTGCACCTGGAACATAAATTAGTTGCGCTGGATGTGTATACGCCTTTGGATATGCGGGCGCCCGGCGGAGTTACCGGCATGTATGCCCTGGAGAGCGCCATGGACGAACTTGCCTACGAATTAAAAATGGACCCGCTGGAACTGCGCTTAAAAAACTATACTGATATTGATTTAAGTAAGGATAATCCTTTTTCGAGTAAAGAACTGCGGGCTTGTTACCAGCAAGGCGCCGAACGATTTGGCTGGTCTAAACGGAATCCTACACCCCGCTCGATGCGCGAGGGGAAAAATTTAGTGGGTTGGGGATTAGCCACCGGTGCCTGGGAAGTGAAACAACAACAAGCCAGCGCCAAAGCCATTTTATCTATTGGGGGTAAACTTACCGTGAGTAGCGCTACTTCCGATATTGGTACTGGCACCTACACCATCATGACCCAGATTGCCGCCGACACGCTGGGCCTGCCCCTGGAAAATGTAACCTTTTTACTCGGCGATTCTTCTTTACCGGAAGCGCCGTTGCAAGGCGGCTCCTGGACGGCCGCTTCGGTAGGTACGGCGGTGCAAATGGTATGCGCCCAAATTGGCGAAAAATTATTTTCGCAGGCCCGCAGTATACCTAACTCGCCTTTTGCCAAGGCCAAGTTTACCGATATAATTTTTGCCAACGGACAAATGCAGCTAAAAACCGACCCAATGCAAGCGCTTTCTATTTTGGAAATTATGCGGCAAAGTGGTCTGAGCAGCGTGGCCGGCGAAGCAACGGCAAAACCAGAGGCTAAACAAAAAAAGTATTCCATGTTCACCCACTCGGCGGTATTTGCCGAAGTTAAAGTAGACGAAGATTTTGGCACGGTACACGTTACCCGGGTAATAAGCGCCATTGCTGGTGGCCGGGTACTTAACCCCAAAACGGCGCGCAGCCAAATCATAGGCGGTATTGTTTGGGGTATTGGTATGGCGCTGGAAGAAGAATCCATGCTGGATCATCAGTTTGGCCGCTTTATGAACCACGACTTAGCCGAGTACCACGTGCCGGTAAATGCCGACATTCACGACCTGGACGTAATTTTTGTGGAAGAGCACGACGATATCGTAAACCCCATTGGCGTGAAAGGCATGGGCGAAATCGGGATTGTGGGTACGGCAGCGGCCATTGCCAACGCTATTTACCACGCCACCGGTAAACGCGTCCGTGAACTACCAATTACCCTGGATAAGCTGTTGTAA
- a CDS encoding SGNH/GDSL hydrolase family protein yields MNRFFGLLLCFVLVWLATPVLQAQPLGANVKRVVFLGNSITYAGNYVNQVTAYLMAQNPNRQIEFINVGLPSETVSGLSEEGHAGGSFPRPHLHERLARVLAQTKPDLVFACYGMNDGIYLPLNEARFNKFKNGMNWLHEQVTKTGARLIHLTPPDYDELKGKQKGYATVLDKYANWLLIQKKSANWEVIDIHYPMQEYLQAHRQVDATFGIDGFALAPDGVHPGETGHWIMAREILKYLGYKEAARQPGIVESLKQVPDAEQYYKLITERQNLLRDAWLMATKHQRPGLPGGLPLPEAEQKASELQEQIHLLVNKK; encoded by the coding sequence ATGAATAGATTCTTCGGTTTACTTTTATGTTTTGTGCTGGTTTGGTTGGCTACACCAGTTTTGCAGGCGCAACCCCTGGGGGCCAATGTAAAGCGGGTAGTGTTTTTGGGAAACAGCATTACGTACGCCGGTAATTACGTGAACCAGGTAACTGCTTACCTTATGGCGCAAAATCCCAACCGCCAAATAGAATTTATTAACGTGGGCTTACCCAGCGAAACCGTTTCGGGATTGTCGGAAGAAGGGCACGCCGGCGGCAGTTTTCCGCGCCCTCACTTGCACGAACGCTTAGCCCGCGTACTCGCCCAAACCAAACCCGACTTGGTATTTGCCTGCTACGGCATGAACGATGGCATTTATTTGCCTTTAAACGAAGCCCGGTTTAATAAATTTAAAAATGGCATGAACTGGCTGCACGAGCAAGTAACTAAAACCGGCGCCCGCCTTATTCACCTGACTCCGCCTGACTACGACGAGCTCAAAGGCAAGCAAAAAGGCTACGCCACCGTGCTGGATAAATACGCCAATTGGTTACTAATCCAGAAAAAAAGCGCTAATTGGGAAGTTATAGATATACATTACCCCATGCAAGAATACCTGCAAGCTCACCGCCAGGTAGATGCTACTTTCGGGATAGATGGTTTTGCTTTAGCCCCCGATGGCGTACATCCCGGCGAAACTGGCCACTGGATTATGGCCCGCGAAATTTTAAAATATCTGGGTTATAAAGAAGCAGCGCGCCAACCCGGTATTGTAGAAAGTTTAAAGCAGGTTCCGGATGCCGAACAATATTATAAATTGATTACCGAACGTCAGAACTTATTGCGCGATGCCTGGCTTATGGCTACCAAACACCAGCGGCCTGGCTTGCCCGGGGGCTTACCTTTGCCCGAAGCAGAACAAAAAGCTTCCGAATTGCAGGAGCAAATACATTTATTAGTCAATAAAAAATAA
- a CDS encoding FecR family protein — protein sequence MENKERPQDQSYFNQADLILRYYRGELSASESEKVEQWLAEDEANKQFAASLQDEVYLQGQLDFFSSVDTDAAWQKVAGQMNQPQPKSNTWLNFKYAAVFLVLCVTGALVYKYQRSPKVPTQTIVKIEKFKKIEKPITPSASKLAQLTLANGTVIPLKLKANGTLYNKNGLEVTQHAEELHFSFKPGSQQHLAGNNTLTTPVGGQYKITLPDGSEVWLNASSELTFSDAFGKKSREVTLTGEGYFEVAKDKTKPFRVTANHTTVEVLGTHFNVMAYPEEQSINTTLLEGSVKVHNQNRHTIIKPGYQAKSGTTLAVEKVDVDAAVAWKNGLFQFQNTELGTIMRQLERWYGVQFLNTGQVQDQHFTGIISRQTELAKILKMLELSGDIKFKTNGQKIIILAD from the coding sequence ATGGAAAATAAGGAACGTCCCCAGGATCAGTCGTATTTTAATCAAGCTGATTTGATCTTGCGCTACTACCGCGGTGAATTAAGTGCCTCTGAGAGCGAGAAAGTAGAACAGTGGTTAGCCGAAGACGAGGCAAATAAACAGTTTGCCGCCAGTTTACAAGATGAGGTTTATCTGCAGGGCCAATTAGATTTTTTTTCGTCTGTTGACACCGATGCCGCCTGGCAAAAAGTAGCGGGGCAAATGAACCAACCCCAACCCAAAAGTAATACCTGGTTAAATTTTAAATACGCGGCCGTTTTTCTGGTGCTGTGTGTAACGGGGGCATTAGTATATAAATACCAGCGCAGCCCAAAAGTACCAACGCAAACAATTGTCAAAATTGAAAAATTTAAAAAAATAGAGAAACCGATCACGCCATCCGCTAGCAAGCTGGCGCAGCTTACTTTGGCCAACGGCACCGTTATTCCGCTAAAGCTTAAAGCCAACGGTACGCTCTATAATAAAAACGGATTGGAAGTTACCCAGCACGCCGAAGAGTTACATTTTTCTTTTAAGCCGGGCAGCCAACAACATTTAGCCGGCAACAACACCCTTACCACACCGGTGGGCGGCCAATATAAAATTACTTTACCCGATGGCAGCGAGGTATGGCTTAATGCTTCGTCCGAGTTAACTTTTTCAGATGCTTTTGGCAAAAAAAGCCGCGAGGTTACTCTTACCGGAGAAGGTTATTTTGAAGTAGCCAAAGATAAAACCAAGCCCTTCCGGGTAACGGCCAACCACACTACCGTGGAAGTACTAGGCACGCATTTTAACGTAATGGCTTACCCCGAAGAGCAATCCATTAACACCACTTTGCTGGAAGGATCAGTAAAGGTGCATAACCAAAATCGCCACACCATTATTAAACCGGGATATCAGGCTAAATCCGGCACAACCCTGGCGGTAGAGAAAGTAGATGTAGATGCCGCCGTAGCCTGGAAAAATGGCTTATTCCAATTTCAGAACACCGAACTAGGCACCATTATGCGCCAACTTGAAAGGTGGTACGGGGTACAATTCCTAAACACTGGCCAGGTACAAGACCAGCACTTTACCGGTATTATTTCGCGGCAAACCGAACTAGCAAAAATTTTAAAAATGCTGGAATTATCGGGCGATATAAAATTTAAAACCAATGGCCAGAAAATAATTATTCTGGCTGATTAA
- a CDS encoding SusC/RagA family TonB-linked outer membrane protein: protein MKVNLRGKCGQIPFAHSFKKLFIMKLLVMLLTVTFLQVSAKATSQGISITEKNASLETVFEIIHKQSGYLFIYNNELIKTARPVTLNLKAVSLEQALSSILAGQPLTYTLLDKTIIIKPKTAPQKATLFNIDIKGKVQDEKGESLPGVSIQISGTTQGTVTDANGSFSLNAPENASLIFSYIGYQNQTVAVNGRAELTVTLVADQKVLNEVVVTALGISREKKALAYSVSEVKGDEFTQARENNVANSLTGKIAGVNATGLSTGPGGSSRVIIRGNGSLAGSNTPLYVINGMPLDNTTPGGSATTNGGGTNVDRGDGIAGINPDDIESISVLKGGTAAALYGSRAANGVILITTKSGKAQKGIGVQYNSTYTLEDVAVVPDWQYEYGQGLEGRKPADASQAVQTGRWSWGAKIDGSDFIAADGKTHPYVAQKNNIKNFYQTGHTFTNTLAFNGGSEALNFRFSLSDLDSKAILKNSTYDRKNATLSLNSKIGKRISIEGLAQYNNEQAHNRPSAGDATGNPNWTPYMIANSVDMRWLSPGYDANGMETPWNDAGVATNAYFVVNKFQNNDTKNRFIGQASIQFNLLDNLYLKGQVAKDFNNYNFESIIPTGTIYTTGSKGEMSQFTNESSETNAMLTANYSTNLNENFGLNVLAGGNRRNNYIRTYNLAGNQFIIPFFYTFSNLTNTTQSQSYSETATNSLFGSVDLDYKGFAYLTFTGRNDWFSTLSPKNNSIFYPSVGGSFILSQAIQLPKAISLAKFRASWAQVGGGGPNPYQINLSYSMVPSSTVPLQDVTSTTISNPELGPLTSTTTEVGMDLQFFNRRLGLDLTLYNRTTTNDIVSTAITPTSGFENIILNVGEMYNKGIETMITGTPIQTDKFTWNTSYNFAYNKNRVVSLAEGLNTIQMATTVNNYANVNSTVGQPYGVITGYTMAKDANGNVIYDPKSGFPVRSPLQQLGNGVAPLTMGLTNEFSYKNFSLNVLLDGKFGNKVFSMMEVYGIRMGLLKNTLPGRENGLEVSGVTPEGAPYSRTVPVKDLRVWYDNYKNYSDVFLHDGSFVKLRQVIFTYNIPANKIPVIKLQGASISFVARNLAILYRKTDNFDPESSFTNGNAQGFESFGLPRTRTMGLNLMVKF, encoded by the coding sequence ATGAAAGTAAATCTACGCGGCAAGTGCGGCCAAATTCCTTTCGCGCATTCTTTTAAAAAGCTCTTTATTATGAAGTTGCTCGTAATGCTGCTTACCGTAACCTTTTTGCAGGTAAGCGCCAAAGCCACCTCTCAAGGCATATCAATTACCGAAAAAAACGCCTCTCTCGAAACCGTTTTTGAAATTATTCATAAGCAAAGCGGCTACTTATTTATTTACAACAACGAACTTATCAAAACGGCCAGACCGGTAACTCTTAACTTAAAAGCTGTTTCGCTGGAACAAGCATTAAGCTCTATTTTGGCCGGTCAACCACTGACTTATACTTTACTTGATAAAACCATTATTATTAAGCCTAAAACCGCGCCGCAAAAAGCAACTTTATTTAACATTGACATAAAGGGTAAAGTGCAGGACGAAAAAGGCGAAAGTTTACCCGGAGTAAGTATCCAGATTAGCGGCACCACCCAAGGTACTGTTACGGACGCAAACGGTAGCTTTAGCCTGAATGCGCCGGAAAATGCCAGTTTAATTTTTTCGTACATCGGTTATCAAAACCAAACCGTAGCAGTTAATGGCCGCGCCGAATTAACGGTTACCCTGGTGGCTGACCAAAAAGTTTTAAACGAAGTGGTAGTAACGGCTTTGGGTATTTCCCGCGAAAAGAAAGCCCTTGCCTACTCGGTGTCGGAAGTAAAAGGCGATGAATTTACCCAGGCCCGCGAAAACAACGTGGCCAACTCTTTAACCGGTAAAATTGCCGGGGTAAATGCTACCGGCTTATCTACGGGTCCGGGTGGTTCCAGCCGGGTAATTATCCGGGGTAATGGTTCGTTGGCGGGTTCCAATACACCTTTGTATGTTATCAATGGTATGCCCCTGGATAATACTACGCCCGGGGGTAGCGCCACCACCAACGGCGGCGGCACCAACGTTGACCGCGGCGACGGCATTGCCGGCATTAACCCCGACGATATCGAAAGTATTTCGGTGTTAAAAGGCGGTACGGCGGCAGCTTTGTACGGTTCCCGGGCCGCCAACGGGGTGATCTTAATTACCACCAAATCAGGTAAAGCGCAAAAAGGCATTGGCGTGCAATATAACTCTACCTACACCCTCGAAGACGTTGCAGTAGTACCAGATTGGCAATACGAGTACGGCCAAGGTCTGGAAGGCCGCAAGCCGGCCGATGCTTCGCAGGCGGTACAAACCGGTCGCTGGTCCTGGGGTGCTAAAATTGACGGTTCTGATTTTATTGCCGCTGACGGAAAAACCCACCCTTACGTAGCCCAAAAGAATAATATTAAAAATTTCTACCAAACAGGGCACACCTTTACCAACACTCTAGCTTTTAACGGCGGATCCGAAGCGTTAAACTTCCGTTTTTCTTTATCGGATTTAGACAGCAAGGCCATTCTTAAAAATTCTACTTACGACCGTAAAAACGCTACTTTAAGCCTGAACAGCAAAATCGGCAAAAGAATCAGCATCGAAGGTTTAGCGCAGTACAACAACGAACAAGCCCACAATCGCCCGAGTGCCGGCGATGCCACCGGTAACCCCAACTGGACACCCTACATGATTGCCAATTCCGTAGATATGCGGTGGTTAAGCCCCGGCTACGATGCTAATGGCATGGAAACGCCCTGGAACGATGCCGGGGTAGCTACCAACGCTTACTTTGTGGTGAACAAATTTCAAAATAATGATACCAAAAACCGCTTCATCGGTCAGGCCAGCATCCAGTTTAACTTACTCGATAACTTATACTTGAAAGGCCAGGTGGCCAAAGATTTCAATAATTACAACTTTGAATCGATTATCCCGACCGGAACTATTTATACCACCGGCAGCAAAGGCGAAATGAGCCAGTTCACGAACGAATCCAGCGAAACCAACGCTATGCTGACGGCGAATTACAGCACAAACCTGAACGAAAACTTTGGTCTGAATGTGCTGGCGGGTGGTAACCGGCGCAACAATTACATCCGCACCTATAATTTAGCGGGTAACCAGTTTATTATTCCGTTTTTTTATACTTTCTCGAACCTAACCAACACGACGCAATCACAAAGTTATTCCGAAACCGCCACTAACTCGTTGTTTGGTTCCGTGGATTTAGATTATAAAGGTTTTGCTTACTTAACTTTTACCGGCCGCAACGACTGGTTTTCTACTTTAAGCCCAAAAAATAACAGCATCTTTTATCCATCCGTAGGTGGTAGCTTTATTTTGTCGCAAGCCATTCAATTACCCAAAGCAATAAGCTTAGCTAAATTCCGGGCTTCTTGGGCGCAAGTTGGTGGCGGCGGACCTAACCCGTACCAGATTAACTTATCGTACAGCATGGTTCCCAGCAGCACCGTGCCTTTGCAAGACGTAACCAGCACTACCATTTCTAACCCGGAGTTAGGACCGTTAACTTCCACTACTACCGAGGTTGGCATGGATTTACAATTCTTTAACCGCCGTTTAGGTTTAGATTTAACGCTTTATAACCGCACTACCACCAACGATATTGTATCTACCGCCATCACCCCAACTTCCGGTTTCGAGAATATTATTTTGAACGTGGGCGAAATGTACAACAAGGGCATAGAGACCATGATAACTGGTACACCTATTCAAACAGATAAATTTACCTGGAATACCAGCTATAACTTTGCCTATAACAAAAACCGGGTAGTAAGCTTGGCCGAAGGTTTAAATACCATCCAGATGGCGACTACGGTAAATAACTACGCCAACGTAAACAGCACAGTAGGCCAGCCTTATGGAGTTATTACCGGTTATACCATGGCAAAAGACGCCAACGGCAATGTTATCTACGATCCAAAATCAGGTTTCCCGGTGCGGTCGCCGCTGCAACAATTAGGCAATGGCGTTGCTCCGCTTACCATGGGCTTAACCAACGAGTTTTCCTATAAAAACTTCTCTTTAAACGTATTGCTCGACGGCAAATTCGGGAATAAAGTATTTTCTATGATGGAGGTTTACGGCATCCGGATGGGATTATTGAAAAACACTTTGCCGGGCCGAGAAAATGGCTTAGAAGTAAGCGGTGTAACACCGGAAGGCGCTCCTTATTCGCGCACGGTACCGGTTAAAGATTTGCGGGTGTGGTACGACAATTACAAAAACTACTCCGATGTATTTTTACACGACGGCAGCTTTGTAAAACTGCGCCAGGTTATTTTCACCTATAACATTCCGGCCAACAAAATTCCAGTAATTAAACTACAAGGCGCTTCTATTTCTTTTGTAGCGCGTAACCTGGCCATCCTGTACCGCAAAACCGACAACTTCGATCCGGAGTCCAGCTTTACTAACGGCAACGCGCAAGGTTTCGAATCGTTTGGCTTGCCCCGCACCCGCACCATGGGCCTTAACTTAATGGTTAAATTTTAA
- a CDS encoding SusD/RagB family nutrient-binding outer membrane lipoprotein: MKTNNKYFKILSGLGLVSALLLTTACDDGFEQMNVNPNAYEKVVPEFMFSKALYDGARNRLGGADGAMQYTTSFNEVAGFGSKYIFLQGSAPYGVFTSAYTNEIQEITDVILSVKDDPNNVNKLAAARIWRAYCFHRVTDLYGDIPYSQAGLGYREGILKPQYDTQEAIYKDMLKELEEATAQFDAAKPTFGNADVIYGGNVDKWKKFAYSLMLRLGMRLTKVDATLAETWVKKAIAGGVITSDADIAQIMFVAGGQAINQNPLANSYLSSDYSSANGSTNREGGKYANTFIDFLKNNNDPRLGVLSVVWQNGKADTTAAIQKGMPQNFQTKPADFVTYSEPNPATLLRLDTPVLLMTSAEVNFLLAEATLRGWYAGETTENLYNNGVRSAMKQWGLWGGAGVISDARINTYLAAHPFNAAGSTEEQLAQIYTQFWASLYPDSQEVFSNWRRTGYPTLVPNNVPGNATNGTIFRRMLYPSIEESLNAENLQAAITRLGGNTFLTRVWWDK; this comes from the coding sequence ATGAAAACAAATAATAAATATTTTAAAATTTTATCAGGTTTAGGTCTTGTTTCCGCGCTCCTGCTCACTACAGCCTGCGACGATGGCTTTGAGCAGATGAACGTAAACCCCAACGCTTACGAAAAAGTAGTACCGGAATTTATGTTTAGTAAGGCTTTATACGATGGCGCCCGCAACCGCTTAGGCGGCGCCGACGGAGCCATGCAATACACCACCAGTTTTAACGAAGTAGCCGGTTTTGGTTCAAAATACATTTTCCTTCAAGGCTCCGCTCCTTACGGGGTATTTACCAGCGCCTACACCAACGAAATTCAGGAAATTACAGACGTAATTTTGAGCGTTAAAGACGATCCGAATAACGTAAACAAACTTGCCGCAGCGCGCATTTGGCGGGCGTATTGCTTTCATCGGGTGACGGATTTGTACGGCGATATTCCGTACAGCCAAGCTGGTTTAGGTTACCGCGAAGGCATTTTAAAACCGCAGTACGACACCCAGGAAGCCATCTACAAAGATATGCTGAAAGAACTGGAAGAAGCTACTGCCCAGTTTGACGCCGCTAAACCAACTTTTGGCAACGCCGACGTGATTTACGGTGGCAACGTAGATAAATGGAAAAAATTTGCTTATTCCCTGATGCTGCGCTTAGGCATGCGCCTGACCAAAGTAGATGCCACTTTAGCAGAAACCTGGGTAAAAAAAGCCATTGCTGGTGGTGTAATTACCAGCGACGCGGATATAGCCCAAATCATGTTCGTGGCCGGTGGTCAGGCAATCAACCAGAATCCTTTGGCTAACTCCTACCTTTCCAGCGATTATTCCTCGGCTAATGGTAGTACCAACCGCGAAGGTGGCAAATACGCCAATACGTTTATTGATTTTTTAAAAAACAACAACGACCCGCGCCTAGGTGTGCTTTCGGTGGTGTGGCAAAACGGCAAAGCCGATACAACCGCCGCCATTCAAAAAGGTATGCCGCAAAATTTCCAAACAAAACCCGCCGATTTTGTTACTTATTCCGAACCGAACCCAGCTACGTTGTTACGCCTGGATACGCCGGTATTGTTAATGACCAGTGCCGAAGTAAACTTTTTGCTCGCTGAGGCAACGTTGCGCGGCTGGTATGCCGGCGAAACTACCGAGAATTTATACAACAACGGCGTGCGCTCCGCCATGAAGCAATGGGGTTTATGGGGCGGTGCCGGTGTAATTTCCGATGCTCGTATTAACACCTATTTAGCGGCTCATCCGTTTAACGCCGCCGGCTCTACCGAAGAGCAATTGGCGCAAATTTATACGCAATTCTGGGCCTCGCTTTACCCCGATTCGCAGGAAGTATTTTCGAACTGGCGCCGCACGGGCTATCCGACCCTGGTACCCAACAATGTACCGGGTAACGCCACTAACGGCACTATCTTCCGGCGCATGTTGTACCCCTCCATCGAAGAAAGTTTAAACGCCGAAAACCTGCAGGCAGCCATTACCCGGTTGGGCGGTAATACTTTTTTAACCCGGGTTTGGTGGGACAAATAA
- a CDS encoding RidA family protein: MNTTPRRSILKKLLASVAGIGGFSLVAKAKELESNEKEAFNITNFQDVPLFSGSTKHGNLVFVAGKGAHFEGDVKAHTEHVLKELETELKKAGSSMQKVLKVNVYLADLNDYKAMNEVYKGKFGSKPPVRTTVATYGGVPGNSLVEMDCIAYV, translated from the coding sequence ATGAACACAACACCCAGAAGATCCATCTTAAAAAAATTACTTGCTTCGGTAGCGGGTATCGGCGGATTTAGTTTAGTAGCCAAAGCCAAAGAACTGGAAAGCAATGAAAAAGAAGCCTTTAACATTACCAACTTCCAGGATGTACCCTTGTTCTCGGGTTCTACCAAGCACGGCAATTTAGTTTTTGTGGCGGGTAAAGGCGCGCATTTTGAAGGCGATGTAAAAGCGCACACCGAGCACGTTTTAAAAGAACTGGAAACCGAATTAAAAAAAGCTGGCTCGTCGATGCAGAAAGTTTTAAAAGTAAACGTGTACCTGGCTGACCTGAACGATTACAAAGCCATGAATGAAGTGTACAAAGGCAAATTCGGCAGCAAGCCTCCGGTTCGGACTACCGTGGCTACTTACGGCGGCGTACCTGGTAACTCGCTCGTTGAAATGGATTGCATTGCTTACGTTTAA